From the Halorussus salinus genome, the window TCGCGGCGTCCAGAACCGCGTCGAACTCCTTGAGGTTGTAGACCAGCCCCGCGCGTTCGAGGGCCACGAAGTTGCCCATGTCGTCGTCGCCGACGAAGGAGTTCGACCGAATCGCTGGCGTCCCGAGCAGGGCGGCCTCCGTCACCATCGTCTGGGTGTCCGCCACGAGGAGCGACGCCTCCGCGAGCGCGTCGTGCAGGAGCGCGGGGTGGAGGTCGAACGGTCTGGCGGGCGTCTCCTCGGTGTCCAACTCGCCGCCCTCGTCGGAGACGAAGACGGTCGCTCGCTCGGCCAGCCGCTCGATTAGCTCCCGGCGCTTCGCGGGCGTGAAGCCCGCTTGCCCCACGTCGTGGTGCGAGCCGAACGCGTTCAGGCGGACGATGGCGAACTCCTCGTCCGGGCCGACGCCGAGTTCGTCTCGGATGTCGCTCTGGCGCTGGTACTCGTCGGGGTGGAGGTAGGCACACTCCTTGAACCCGCGGAACTCGTAGTGGCTCTCGCCGAGGTCCTTCTCGAACGTGTGGGGCGTCAGCACGGCGTCGGCGAGGGGGACCGCGACGGCGTGGTCGAGGTCGGTGGTCTCCGAATCGTCCACGAGGACGACCGGCGCGCGGGCGACGGTGCCCGCGAGCGCGGCGAACGACCCGCGGCCGAAGACGCAGTCGGGGTCGAACCGCCGGGTCTCCAAGACGATTCTGGCGGCGTGCTTGGGTAGTTCCGAGGCCAGCGAGAACTTGTCGGTGCCGACTCGCCCGTAGGACTCGTAGGGAACGTCGTAGTGGTCGAGGAGCGCCACGGTGCAACCGTAGTCCCGCGCGAGGACTAGCGCGTCGTGACCTCGCTCCCGGAGCGTCGTGACTGCGCGCCTGTACTGGTGGACCTGCGCCGGTGTGTTCGTGAAGAACAGATACTTCATGGTGGTGTCTCCGCCGGACCGGACTCCGGCAGTCGTACCGACTCGTAGCCGCGGGACGGCCATTGTTATACGGTGCCTGAAACGTTGGACGACGGCTACACCCCGACGAGAACGCCGAAATCGTCCGTGCGGATTACTATCATACTAGCTGACAGCTTCGTAAGATACCACCCAAAGTTGAGGGTTTGGGGCAAAATACTGAATTAAGCGGCCACCAAGCTTATAATTACAGGGGAACTATCGGCTATCGTAACTCATGCACGACCTGACTGGTTTCCAGCGGGACCTGTTGTACGTCATCGCGGGGAAAGACGAACCGCACGGCCTCGCCATCAAGGAAGAACTCGAATCGTACTACGAGAAAGAGATTCACCACGGCCGTCTGTACCCGAACCTCGACACGCTCGTGGACAAAGGTCTCGTGGACAAAGGTCAGCGCGACCGGCGCACCAACTACTACGCGCTCACCGACCGCGGGAGCCGCGAAATCGAGGCCCGCCGCGAGTGGGAGACCGAACACCTCGGCGAGAAGTCCTCCGTCACCGCGTAACCCCATCTCCCGACCCGACTCCCGATTCGCCCTTCACGCAGTCTCTATCTCGAACTCCTCGAAAGTCCGCTCGATAGTCCGGTACTCCTTCTCGTCGGCCGCCCGGCCCGAGCGCGTCACTCGGTCCGGACGACGACGGTGTCGGCCGCCGCGTCGCCGAGTCGCTGTGCGCGGTCGGTCGCCAGCATCACGACGAACCCGAGCGCGTAGCAGACGAGGAGGTCCAGCGGCCGGAGCAGGTTCCGCACGAGGACCGCGCGCCGGGAGACCGGCGACCCGTCGCCCGCGACGACGACCAACCCGAGCAACCACTTGCCGGGCGTGCGACCGAGCGTCGCCTCGAAGACGAGGTAGTACAGCGGCGGAGCGACGACCAACCCGACGACGACCGAGGCGGTGATGGCCGAGTCGCCGACCGCGAGAAAGCCCGCGCCGCCGACGACCACCGCCCCGACGACGCCGAACGCCAATCCGCCGACGACGCTCGCGACGGCCGCGCCGCCGAGGTCCACGATGGCGGCGACTATCCGCCTGCCGAACACCGCCGTCTCGGTGCCCCGTGCCGGTTCGGGGCGGCGGAGTCCGAACGCGGTGGTCAGCCACCCGAGCGGGGACGACCCCCCGAACTCCTCGGGGTCCGGGTCGTCGGTTACGTCGTCCGAGCGTCTGAGCCACCGGGAGACGTGGACTCGGGAGACGGCGAGGTCGGCGTCCGCCGCGAGACCGGCGAGGCCCGCGACGTGGGCTTTCCCCGTGACGAGGCAGGCCCGGTCGTACCCTTCTCGGCCGGAGATAGTCGAGATGCGCTCTAGCATGTGCGAATTCCGGTACTCGTTGAGGAGGCCCGCCGACGCCGCGTAGAAGACCAGTACCCCGGCGACGGGAAAGATGGAGACGAGACCGTTCGCCGCCGCGAGGGCGAACGGCCCCACCGTCGCGGGAATCGCGGCGACGAGCCAGAGGCGGCGGTCGAGCCACTTGGTCAGAAGCGTCGCACCGACCGAGAAGACGAGGAGACCCGCCAACGCCGCGAAGGCGGTCCCGAAGGCGTACGCCAGCGCCGCGAGCGCGGCCCAGTTGGCCAGTATCCAGCGCGGTCCCGCCCGACTCATGTAGAGAACCGGGTGGTCGTCCACTTCGTGAACCGGGAGGCCCCGGTCGGCGGCGACCCGGCGGACGGCGATGGCTTCGGCCTCGTCGTACTCCCGGTGCAGGAGAACGTACAGCGGTACGAACGCGACGAGCTGGACGAACATCCCGAGGAGGAACGTCGGCGTGCGGGCGGCCACGCGGCCGAACGTCCGGAGCGTTATCTCGGTCTCGGGTCGTTCGATGAACAGCGCGTCGGCGTCGGCGGCGAACTCGTCCAACTCCGCCCGGACCTTCGCCGGACGGTCGGCGTGGATGACGCCGAAGAGGCTGAGCGACGGGGATGGCATTCGACCGGGACTGTCAGTGCGACGACCGAAAACCTATCGACTCCGCGGTGAGGGCGGTCGGACTCAACCGCCAGCCGTCAGACCCCGAACCGACCGCGGAGGAACGACGCGCCGGTCCGGAGCCGAGAGGGGCGCTCGATTCGGACCATCTCCTCGTCGGTCAACTCGAAGTCGAACACTTCCAGATTCTCCCGGAGGTGGCGTTCGCTGGTGGACTTGGGGATGGCGACGACGCCCTCCTGCTGGACGACCCACCGGAGCGCGATTTGGGCGGGCGACTTGCCGTAGACCACGCCGAGTTCCCGAAGCACGTCGTCGTGGAGGACGCCGCCGTGGGCCAGCGGACTGTAGGCGGTCACCAGCACGTCGTGAGCGCGGCAGTACGCCCGGAGGTCGCGCTGTGGCTGGTAGGGGTGAAACTGCACTTGGTCGGTGAAGATGGGCGCGTCGGCGGCCGCCTGCGCGGTCCGCAACTGCTCGACGGAGAAGTTGCTCACCCCGATGTGCCGGGCGAACCCGGCGTCGATGCAGTCCTCCAACCCGGCCATCACCTCGGCGGTGGACGCGAGGGGATTCGGCCAGTGGATGAGGAGCAAATCGACCTGCTCGACGCCCAACTGCGCCAGACTCGACGCCGCGGAGCGCCGGATGGCGTCCCTGTCGAGGTGGCCGGGCCAGATCTTCGTCGTCAGGAACACCTCCTCGCGCTCGACCGACGACTCGGCGATGGCCCGCCCGACCTGTCGCTCGTTGTCGTACGCTTGGGCGGTATCGACGTGGCGGTAGCCCAGTTCCAGCGCGGTCTCGACGGTCCGGCGACAGGTCTCGCCCTGTAGCCGCCACGTTCCGAGGCCGATTTTGGGGACCTCCTCGTCCCCGACGGTTTCGTACTCCATGCCTCCCGAGAGGGTGGGCACGGGCATAGAGGTGTGGGCGATTCGGGTCGGCGGGACTCGGTGTAGCAGGATTCGGAATGGTGGGACACGGAATAGCGGGATAATCTCGGGTTCCCCCACTGTGGTCGGCGCGTGCAGGCGCGGCCCGGAGTGGCCGCGCCTTCTCGCGCGAGGGCTGAGTAGCGCACGTCGGAGCGAAGCGGAGACGAGCAACGCAAGCGGTTGGGGAGGCGTGAGGTTCGCCGTAGCAGTGCTGTTGCGGTTCGAGAGGTGTCGGCGATAGCCAGCGTTGTGGTCGCAGTGCGGTCGAGGGTAGCGGTGCGGTCGCCGTACGGTGACTCCTCGGCGTCGGCATCGGCTCGCCGTCCGGTCGCGGTGCCGTGCGGTCGCAATCCTGTGCCGTTATTAGATAAAAAAGACATAGCAACGTCAAAGAAATCTACAGTTATGCTAAAGATTGATAGAAACACGTCAAAAGCGCGTCGAACCGCTCACTCGTCGTCGGAGAGAACCACCGTCACTTCGTCGCCGTGGTCCAAGTCGGCGTCGTCCAGCAGTCTGAGGAGGGTCACGTCCTCGCCGCCGTCCACGACGCGGGCGCGGACCGACTCGCCGGTCTCGTCCGAGGAGAGCGCGTCGAGGCGGCCGAGGACCGCCCGGCGGAATCGTTCGCTATCCTGCACCGCGTCGTGGTCGGCCGCCACCGACTCGCCGAGGAGGGACCCGTCGCCGCCGGTCTCCTCGCCGCTGGTCTCCTCGCCGCCGGTGGCGGCGTCGGCTCCGGTCCCGGACTCGGCCGCCGCGTCACTCCCGGCGCGGGCCGCCGCTCCGGTCTCGGATTCGGTCGCCGCGTGGGTCCCGGACTCGTCGCCGGTCGCACGCTCCGCCGCGGTCGCACCGTCCGCCGAGGAGGCCGCGACCGCGGTTCCGTCGGGCGAGTTCGCGCCGTCGGCGGTCGCCGACGGGGCGGTGGCCTCGCTCGCGCCGAACCGGTCGTCGAGGCGTTCGACGCCGACGCCCTCCGCTTGGAGGTCCGGGTCGTCGGCACGGACGATTTCGGGGAGTTGCCGCTCGCCGTCCGCGACGAGGTCGCCCAAGCGGGCACCGTTGGTCTGCCAGTCCTGCGCGCGGATGGACTGGACCGCGGTGTCGCTCAACCACGGCGGCGGCGACCAGCGGCCGTTCTCGTAGAGGGTCTGCTCGCGGTCGTCGTCGCTGGCCCAGACGAACCGCTCGTCGTAGCGCCCCCGGAAGTTCCGGAGCGCGCGCCGCGGCCCGTGGCCCGCGACGACGTGGATGGGGTTCAGCGCCGACACCACGTCGTCGATGACTGACATCGAGGGGTGGTTGACGATTTCGTAGTCGTAGACGGTGCAGGAGGCGGTCTCGACGGGGTTGGTCGCGCCCGCCGTCAACTGGACGAGCGTGGCCGACGAGTCGTCCTCGATGGTTTTGAACAGGCGACGCGCGCTCCCTTCGGTCGGGACCTCCGGTCCGGCGAAGGTGACGGTGCCGCGTTCGAGGAGTTCGTCGGGCGACTCGAAGACCGGGACCGCCTCGACGTTCGGCACGTCGTAGCCGAAGTCGGCGTAGAGTTTCGCGGCCTGCCCGGCCAGCGTCACCGGGACCGACTCGCCGACCTCCTCGCCGAGGTAGCCGAGCAGGTAGGCGTAGTGGACCGCGGTGAGCGCGCTGGCGGTGACGACGGTGCGGGACCCGGCCTGCGAGCGTTCGAAGAGCGTGAACAGCGAGTCGGTCAGGGTCTCCTCGAAGTCGTCGGTCGTGGAGACGTTGACGAACAGCGCGTCGATATCGACGGGGAGGTCCGACTGGAAGCCGCGATAGCCCGCCGCGCGGCGCATCGTGAAGTCGCCGGTGAACAGGAGGTGGTTGGCCCGCGACCCGTCGTGGAACCGGACGACGAATCCGGCCGCGCCGGGCGTGTGACCCGCCGGAACCGGCGCGACTTCCACTTCGGGGACGATGGTCTCCCAGTCGTCGAGCGGTTCGATGGCGTCGGCGACCGAATCGGTCGCGCCGATTTCGTAGTTCTTCTCGCCTTCGGTCAGTACGTTTTCGAGGACGTTCGCGGTCGCTTCGGCGGTGTAAACCGGCGCGCCGTCCCGGAGCGAATCGGCCAGCGAGGCGTAGTGGTCGAGGTGAGCGTGAGTCAACAGGACCGCCGCGAGATACTCGTCGTCCGCCAGAAGCGAGTCCAGATCGACGCCGACGCCGGAGTCCACGAGGAGACAGGGCGTCCGGTCGAGCGTCGCGTCCGTAAAGCGAAGGAGATACGAACCGCCGCCGGTCGCGGGGTTCGCGTGCTGATAACTGAGGTTCATCCGTAGTGGCTTCGACCGTCACCCCTCTCTGTTCCGACACGCATCATGCTGTAGCAATTAACCTCCGGGAACGTAAGTCCTTTTGTTAAACCCTTGGCCAGTAAGGGTGACTTATATATGAAACACGATATTCGCCGGAACTCGTCGCGCTCCTCTCTCGTCACGCGATTGGCGTCTGACACGTGCCGGACCGCTACTGCTCGCGGTCGTACGACGTGACCCGGCCCCACGAACTCTTCTTGCCCCACAGCCCCGACCGCATGCACTCCAACTCGACTATCTGGGAGTTGTCCACGAAGAGGTTGACCTCCGGGCCGAAGTTCTTGATGTACCACTCGAACACCTCGGGGTCCGCCGCCTCGAACACGCAGTTCTCGACGCCGACCTCGTTGGCTATCTCGAAGGCCACGTCGGTCCGCCACTCGCGGACGCGCTCGGTGATGCCCTCCGACTCGACCATTATCTTGTAGGCTCCCGCGTCGAGGTGGCGCTCGGCCTCCCGAACCGCGCTCGCGGGGTCGATGGCCTCCTCGCTCTCTAGCTCCTCGACCGACGAGGCCCCGCCAGCGCCGAACTGGACGTTTATCTCGGGCTTGGGCTTGAGGCCCTTCTCTTGGACCATCTCGGTCAGCGCCACCAAATCGTCGGTGTCGATGGCGACGAACCCCGACGAAATCTCCACGATGTCGAAGCCCAGATTTCCGGCCTCCTCGACGTACTGCTCGACTTTGTCGTGGTCCTTGACGAGGACGTTCTCCACGAACCCGCCGGTCGAGACCTGTACGTCGTGGTCGTGACAGATGCCGATTAGCTCCTCGACGGCCTCCTCGGGCATCAGCGCGAACGACCCGCCCGAGAACTTGTAGATATCGACGTACTCGCCCATCGTGTCGAGGATGTCTTGTAACTCCCGCGGTCCCATCGGGTCGTAGTACGGCCCCCGAATCTCGGTGATGCCCTTCTCCCGCGGTTTCGATTCGCGCTCGTTGACGTGCAGAAAGTCGAATGCTCTGTCCATCCCAATCTCCCGTCCGGGGTACGACGAACCCGCACTTTACTGTTGGCCAGCGGGAGAACGGCGGGCGCTCCTCGGCGTCGTTCGCCCCCAGAACCCAACTGCCTCGACTTCCTATTGGACGTATGACCTACCAAACGACGGTCGGCTGGTCGCTCCTCTCGTCGGGCATCGTCACGCTCATGCTGAAGGTACTGCCGTGGGACTCGCTGTACTGGGGCCTCCTGTTCATCCTCCTCGGCATCGCGACGCTGTACGTCCGCCAGTAGGAACCGAGCGAACCCCCTACTCCACGTAGACCCGAGTCACGTGGCCGCCACAGCCACACTGCTCGACGTACTCCCACGAGAGGTCCGTCCCGGAGAGTTGCCCGCCGAACCCCTCCGAGAGCGCGTCGTAGAGGTACGTCTCAGGGTGGCCGTGGTCGCCGTGCGTGACGAGGTTGACGTGGTTGCCCTCGGCGGTGTGTTCGACCGCCTGCCGGGCCTGCTCGACCACGAGGTCCCGGCTCTCGGCGTGGTGAGGCTGTTCGAGATTCGCCGACCACGAGTTGTCGTGAACGCGGTCGGTGATGGGTTCCACGTCGTCGGCGAGGTCCACGTCGTGGTTCCGGTCCTCGGTGGCGGTGTCACTGCTCATACTTCGAACGACGAGTCTCCCGCGAGAAGGAGTTACCCCGAACGTGTTCGGCTTCAGTCGAGGAGGTCCACCAACTCGGACACGTCGCGGTCCTCCAACTGCAACACGGTCTCGACTATCTCGTCGCGGCGCGCCTCGTCGTAGCGTTCTCCGGCGGTCTCGTGGAACTTGCGCTCGATTGCGTCCCACGACATCGAGTCGTTGGGGTGGCCCTCGAACCCGTCTTTCTCGATGCGGTAGACCGTTCCGTCGTCGGTCTCGACCGTGACGTGGGCGGGCATCTCGCCGTTCTCGAAGCGTTCGGTGAGTTCCGGGTCCTCCTCGACCTCGACGGTTCTGAGCAGTTCCTGTACGTCCGACCGGCGGATGCGCTCGGGGTCGTACTGGTCGTTGCCCATCTCGCGGTCGAGGAGCGCCGCCGCGAGCATGTAGGGGAGCGAGTGGTCGGCTTGGGCCTTCGTCTCGACCTCGTAGCGACTCCCCTCGCCGCCGCCGATGATGAGTTTCGCGCCAGCGAACGTGTCGAGGTGGATGCGCGCGACCGATGCGGGGTCGATGGACTCGCGCTCGGCGAGTTCGATGATGCCCTCCACCGCCGACTGGGCGTACGTCTCGGCGACGTACTTCTTCGTCATCACGTCGTGGACGCGCTCGGCGGGCGAGAAGTCGGCCTCGAACTCCCCGGAGACGACTTGTTTCCACCCCTTCTGGCCCTCGAAGAGGTTCTTCGGGCCGTCCATGCCGTGCTTGGCGAGGAACGCCGAGTAGACCGCGTTCCGGGCGGCGTTGGCCGACGCGACGCCCTTCCACTCCGAGATGCCTTCGGTACGGGTCACGCGGAGGGCGTTGTGCGCGGTGCCCGCGATGCCGACCGCCGACCGCAACTGCTCGCGGTCGAGACCGAGAATCGTCCCCGCCCCGGTCGCGGCGGAGACGACGGTGTGGGTCACGTGGTCCCACCCGCGCTCGCGGACCGGCGCGTTCCACGCGAGTTCGGCCTGCACCTCGTAGGCCACGCCGACCGCCGCGAGTAACTCCTCGCCCGAGGCGTCGGCGTACTCCCCGCAGGCGACGATTCCGGCCACGTTGTCGCTCGGGTGGGGCGTCTCGCCGGGCGCGAGAAACGAGTCCATGTAGTCGAGATAGCGCACCAGCGTCGTGTTGTACATCGTCGCGTCGGGCGGCGAGGCGGTCGTCGCCCCGGAACTACCTGCACCGCCCCACAGCGTGCATCCCTCGCCGCCGAACTCGGCCACCGTGTCGCCGACGACGCCGACCGGTTGCTCGTCCATCGCCGCGATTGCGATACCGAGCGAGTCCACGATTCGCTTCTTTAGCTCGTCTGCCGTGTCGTCGCTCAGGTCCGCGAAGTCGAGACCGAGCGCGAAGTCGGCGATGTCTGCGGTCGTGGTCATAGGTGACATCCGGCGACCGCGAGCAAAAAACGGCGCGTGCGTTCAGGTGGAAATCGGAGTCGAAGGTGGAGTAACCTCGGATTACGGCGGCGGTGAGTTCCGGCGAGAGACCGGGAATCCGGCGGCGAGCGCGACCGCAGGTGTCGTCCACGTTCGGAACCGCGTCCCGCGGGACGACCTGTCGCACGTCCATGAGAGTCGGCTCCGAGCGGAACGCAGAAATCCTACCCGTCCCAGTAGATGCTCGCCTCGCCGTCCTCGCCCTCGTCGGCCCGACCGTCGCCGTCCGCGCGGGTCATCGCCGCCAACTTCTCGCGGTTGACGTGTTCCACGATGTCCAGCGCCTCGTCCATCCACGCGTAGAGGCCGACCGTGAGTCGCTTGCGGACCTCCTCGACCGGCACCGGCGAGTAGACGTTGACGTACCCGCCGTCGGTGAGGAGTCGCTGGCGCTTGTCGAGGACGCCCACGTCGGTCAGGTGGTTCACCTGTCGGCCGACCGTGCTGCGGTCGATACCGAGTCGCTCGGCCAGTTCCGCCGCGGTCGATTCGCCCTCCTCCATCAGGCAGAGACAGACCTTCAGACCGGTCTCGGAGATGCCGAACACCTCCCGGAGGACGACCGCGAGGTCGGGATGCTCGACCGGTTCGGCTTCGACG encodes:
- a CDS encoding aldo/keto reductase translates to MEYETVGDEEVPKIGLGTWRLQGETCRRTVETALELGYRHVDTAQAYDNERQVGRAIAESSVEREEVFLTTKIWPGHLDRDAIRRSAASSLAQLGVEQVDLLLIHWPNPLASTAEVMAGLEDCIDAGFARHIGVSNFSVEQLRTAQAAADAPIFTDQVQFHPYQPQRDLRAYCRAHDVLVTAYSPLAHGGVLHDDVLRELGVVYGKSPAQIALRWVVQQEGVVAIPKSTSERHLRENLEVFDFELTDEEMVRIERPSRLRTGASFLRGRFGV
- a CDS encoding phosphosulfolactate synthase, coding for MDRAFDFLHVNERESKPREKGITEIRGPYYDPMGPRELQDILDTMGEYVDIYKFSGGSFALMPEEAVEELIGICHDHDVQVSTGGFVENVLVKDHDKVEQYVEEAGNLGFDIVEISSGFVAIDTDDLVALTEMVQEKGLKPKPEINVQFGAGGASSVEELESEEAIDPASAVREAERHLDAGAYKIMVESEGITERVREWRTDVAFEIANEVGVENCVFEAADPEVFEWYIKNFGPEVNLFVDNSQIVELECMRSGLWGKKSSWGRVTSYDREQ
- a CDS encoding DUF354 domain-containing protein, with the protein product MKYLFFTNTPAQVHQYRRAVTTLRERGHDALVLARDYGCTVALLDHYDVPYESYGRVGTDKFSLASELPKHAARIVLETRRFDPDCVFGRGSFAALAGTVARAPVVLVDDSETTDLDHAVAVPLADAVLTPHTFEKDLGESHYEFRGFKECAYLHPDEYQRQSDIRDELGVGPDEEFAIVRLNAFGSHHDVGQAGFTPAKRRELIERLAERATVFVSDEGGELDTEETPARPFDLHPALLHDALAEASLLVADTQTMVTEAALLGTPAIRSNSFVGDDDMGNFVALERAGLVYNLKEFDAVLDAATDILSDETAAERWRTLREEYLDDKVNLTEVVVEVAERAASSGGLDARSLDRVAGLDSRSADRDADRALPFGAVRSDGGEETRSRHETPPRRAARDERARDRDGARDRDRTEGNRR
- a CDS encoding PadR family transcriptional regulator, whose translation is MHDLTGFQRDLLYVIAGKDEPHGLAIKEELESYYEKEIHHGRLYPNLDTLVDKGLVDKGQRDRRTNYYALTDRGSREIEARREWETEHLGEKSSVTA
- a CDS encoding RDD family protein — its product is MPSPSLSLFGVIHADRPAKVRAELDEFAADADALFIERPETEITLRTFGRVAARTPTFLLGMFVQLVAFVPLYVLLHREYDEAEAIAVRRVAADRGLPVHEVDDHPVLYMSRAGPRWILANWAALAALAYAFGTAFAALAGLLVFSVGATLLTKWLDRRLWLVAAIPATVGPFALAAANGLVSIFPVAGVLVFYAASAGLLNEYRNSHMLERISTISGREGYDRACLVTGKAHVAGLAGLAADADLAVSRVHVSRWLRRSDDVTDDPDPEEFGGSSPLGWLTTAFGLRRPEPARGTETAVFGRRIVAAIVDLGGAAVASVVGGLAFGVVGAVVVGGAGFLAVGDSAITASVVVGLVVAPPLYYLVFEATLGRTPGKWLLGLVVVAGDGSPVSRRAVLVRNLLRPLDLLVCYALGFVVMLATDRAQRLGDAAADTVVVRTE
- a CDS encoding MBL fold metallo-hydrolase, yielding MNLSYQHANPATGGGSYLLRFTDATLDRTPCLLVDSGVGVDLDSLLADDEYLAAVLLTHAHLDHYASLADSLRDGAPVYTAEATANVLENVLTEGEKNYEIGATDSVADAIEPLDDWETIVPEVEVAPVPAGHTPGAAGFVVRFHDGSRANHLLFTGDFTMRRAAGYRGFQSDLPVDIDALFVNVSTTDDFEETLTDSLFTLFERSQAGSRTVVTASALTAVHYAYLLGYLGEEVGESVPVTLAGQAAKLYADFGYDVPNVEAVPVFESPDELLERGTVTFAGPEVPTEGSARRLFKTIEDDSSATLVQLTAGATNPVETASCTVYDYEIVNHPSMSVIDDVVSALNPIHVVAGHGPRRALRNFRGRYDERFVWASDDDREQTLYENGRWSPPPWLSDTAVQSIRAQDWQTNGARLGDLVADGERQLPEIVRADDPDLQAEGVGVERLDDRFGASEATAPSATADGANSPDGTAVAASSADGATAAERATGDESGTHAATESETGAAARAGSDAAAESGTGADAATGGEETSGEETGGDGSLLGESVAADHDAVQDSERFRRAVLGRLDALSSDETGESVRARVVDGGEDVTLLRLLDDADLDHGDEVTVVLSDDE
- a CDS encoding helix-turn-helix domain-containing protein, yielding MSERATPREVYECGECGGVSFGDATACCGESMESVEAEPVEHPDLAVVLREVFGISETGLKVCLCLMEEGESTAAELAERLGIDRSTVGRQVNHLTDVGVLDKRQRLLTDGGYVNVYSPVPVEEVRKRLTVGLYAWMDEALDIVEHVNREKLAAMTRADGDGRADEGEDGEASIYWDG
- a CDS encoding CGCGG family putative rSAM-modified RiPP protein, yielding MSSDTATEDRNHDVDLADDVEPITDRVHDNSWSANLEQPHHAESRDLVVEQARQAVEHTAEGNHVNLVTHGDHGHPETYLYDALSEGFGGQLSGTDLSWEYVEQCGCGGHVTRVYVE
- a CDS encoding MmgE/PrpD family protein, which produces MTTTADIADFALGLDFADLSDDTADELKKRIVDSLGIAIAAMDEQPVGVVGDTVAEFGGEGCTLWGGAGSSGATTASPPDATMYNTTLVRYLDYMDSFLAPGETPHPSDNVAGIVACGEYADASGEELLAAVGVAYEVQAELAWNAPVRERGWDHVTHTVVSAATGAGTILGLDREQLRSAVGIAGTAHNALRVTRTEGISEWKGVASANAARNAVYSAFLAKHGMDGPKNLFEGQKGWKQVVSGEFEADFSPAERVHDVMTKKYVAETYAQSAVEGIIELAERESIDPASVARIHLDTFAGAKLIIGGGEGSRYEVETKAQADHSLPYMLAAALLDREMGNDQYDPERIRRSDVQELLRTVEVEEDPELTERFENGEMPAHVTVETDDGTVYRIEKDGFEGHPNDSMSWDAIERKFHETAGERYDEARRDEIVETVLQLEDRDVSELVDLLD